One window of the Octopus sinensis linkage group LG9, ASM634580v1, whole genome shotgun sequence genome contains the following:
- the LOC118764671 gene encoding uncharacterized protein LOC118764671, with the protein MDKITYINRGKKYGTVEVRFTSEEVAKKLSMEPIKAEDIVLLPLYKGKRTSKITMNNIPPEADAEVLVAAVMVGLEEKINILQATVEEEEFWKGQKIIIAIQAEVQTLEEIPETLKISEDERVTVFVEGRKPRCFGCGKKGHVRAECQPQPKPQEAAQPSGKEEAVSSETALVGPGGTTEGVEVTEAAEPTEEEKKSEETKKEEGWPEGLRTDKVRIFP; encoded by the exons AtggataaaataacatatatcaaTCGAGGGAAgaaatacggcacagtggaggtgagaTTCACGTCAGAGGAGGTAGCGAAGAAGCTATCCATGGAACCCATAAAAGCGGAGGATATTGTTCTCCTACCCCTGTATAAAGGCAAGAGAACTTCCAAGATCACAATGAATAACATTCCGCCAGAAGCGGATGCCGAAGTCCTGGTGGCAGCAGTTATGGTAggcctggaggaaaaaataaacatcctccaggccaccgtagaagaagaagaattctggaaagggcaaaaaataataatagccatACAAGCAGAAGTACAAACCCTGGAAGAGATCCCAGAGACTCTAAAGATAAGCGAAGATGAAAGAGTCACAGTCTTCGTAGAGGGCAgaaagccgaggtgcttcggctgcggtaAGAAAGGGCATGTAAGGGCAGAATGCCAGccccaacccaaaccgcaggaagcagCTCAGCCAAGTGGAAAAGAAGAAGCCGTGTCGTCAGAAACAGCGCTGGTCGGCCCAGGAGGGACgactgaaggtgtggaggtgacaGAGGCAGCGGAACCAacggaagaggaaaaaaagagcgaGGAAACGAAAAAGGAGGAGGGGTG gccggaaggattacggacGGATAAAGTCCGAATTTTTCCATGA